Proteins from a genomic interval of Streptomyces sp. NBC_00820:
- a CDS encoding carbohydrate kinase family protein, with protein MRIAVTGSIATDHLMTFPGRFADQFVADQLHTVSLSFLVDNLDVRRGGVGANIAFGMGQLGTRPILVGAAGFDFDEYRAWLDRHGVDTESVRISETLHTARFVCTTDADHNQIGSFYTGAMSEARLIELKTVADRVDGLDLVLIGADDPEGMLRHTEECRSRGISFAADFSQQIARMEGEEIRILLEGATYLFSNEYEKGLIQAKTGWSDEEILAKVGHRVTTLGSRGVRIERVGEDPIEVGCPEEELKADPTGVGDAFRAGFLSGLAWGVSLERAAQVGCMLATLVIETVGTQEYQLRRAHFMDRFTKAYGLEAAEEIQAHLA; from the coding sequence GTGCGCATCGCAGTCACCGGCTCCATCGCCACCGACCACCTCATGACCTTCCCCGGCCGCTTCGCCGACCAGTTCGTCGCGGACCAGCTGCACACGGTCTCGCTCTCCTTCCTGGTCGACAACCTGGACGTCCGCCGGGGCGGCGTCGGCGCCAACATCGCCTTCGGCATGGGCCAGCTCGGCACCCGGCCGATCCTGGTCGGCGCCGCCGGCTTCGACTTCGACGAGTACCGGGCCTGGCTCGACCGGCACGGCGTGGACACCGAGTCGGTCCGCATCTCCGAGACCCTGCACACCGCCCGCTTCGTGTGCACCACGGACGCCGACCACAACCAGATCGGCTCCTTCTACACCGGCGCCATGAGCGAGGCCCGCCTCATCGAGCTGAAGACCGTCGCCGACCGTGTCGACGGCCTCGACCTGGTCCTGATCGGCGCCGACGACCCGGAGGGCATGCTCCGCCACACGGAGGAGTGCCGCTCCCGCGGGATCTCCTTCGCCGCCGACTTCTCCCAGCAGATCGCCCGCATGGAGGGCGAGGAGATCCGGATACTGCTGGAGGGCGCGACGTACCTGTTCTCCAACGAGTACGAGAAGGGCCTGATCCAGGCCAAGACCGGCTGGAGCGACGAGGAGATCCTCGCCAAGGTCGGCCACCGCGTCACCACGCTGGGCTCGCGCGGCGTACGCATCGAGCGCGTCGGCGAGGACCCGATCGAGGTCGGCTGCCCCGAGGAGGAGCTCAAGGCCGACCCCACGGGCGTCGGCGACGCCTTCCGCGCGGGCTTCCTGTCCGGGCTGGCGTGGGGCGTCTCCCTGGAGCGCGCCGCCCAGGTCGGCTGCATGCTGGCGACGCTCGTCATCGAGACGGTGGGTACGCAGGAGTACCAGCTGCGCCGGGCGCACTTCATGGACCGGTTCACCAAGGCGTACGGGCTCGAGGCGGCCGAGGAGATCCAGGCGCACCTGGCCTGA